One genomic segment of Panicum virgatum strain AP13 chromosome 2N, P.virgatum_v5, whole genome shotgun sequence includes these proteins:
- the LOC120659637 gene encoding ATP-dependent DNA helicase PIF1-like translates to MGKEIKSFPLPEIDNTYDDTCGVPCEIFEESNIESIEDDVALSDSLNKEQRAAYDEILSYIDSKDGGLFFLDGPGGTGKTFLYRALLAKVRSQNKIAVATATSGVAASIMPGGRTTHSCFKIPLTIESGGYCSFTKQSGTATLLHTASLIIWDEVSMIKKQAVEALDNSMRDIMDRPDLPFGGKTIVFGGDFRQVLLVVGKGSRAQIVDASLRRSYLWGYMRHLKLVRNMRAHSDPWFAEYLLRIGNGTEESNADGEVCLPDEICVPYTGDDNDLDRLIQCIFPNLNENMVDKDYITSRAILSTRNDWVDSINMKMIGYFQGGEVEYYSFDSAVDDPHNYYPSEFLNTLTPNGLPPHVLKLKVGCPIILLRNIDPANGLCNGTRLVVRGFQRNTIDAEIVLGQHAGK, encoded by the coding sequence ATGGGGAAGGAAATAAAATCATTCCCTCTCCCTGAGATTGATAACACTTATGATGACACTTGTGGTGTTCCGTGTGAGATATTCGAGGAATCAAATATAGAGAGCATCGAGGATGATGTGGCCTTATCAGACTCCCTTAATAAAGAGCAGAGGGCTGCTTATGATGAGATCTTGTCATATATTGATTCCAAAGATGGTGGGTTGTTTTTTTTGGATGGCCCGGGTGGCACTGGGAAAACATTCTTGTATAGGGCTTTGCTTGCCAAAGTCCGCAGTCAGAACAAGATTGCTGTTGCGACTGCTACATCTGGGGTTGCTGCGTCCATAATGCCCGGTGGGAGAACAACACATTCATGTTTCAAGATCCCACTTACCATTGAAAGTGGAGGATATTGTAGTTTCACTAAACAAAGTGGTACAGCAACTCTGCTACACACTGCATCTTTGATTATTTGGGATGAGGTTTCTATGATCAAGAAACAGGCAGTGGAGGCGTTGGACAATAGCATGCGCGATATAATGGATAGGCCGGATTTGCCTTTTGGTGGGAAGACTATTGTATTTGGGGGAGATTTTAGGCAGGTCCTACTGGTTGTCGGGAAGGGGTCGAGGGCTCAGATAGTGGATGCTTCATTACGCAGATCATACCTGTGGGGTTACATGCGTCACCTAAAGCTTGTGCGCAACATGAGAGCTCATAGTGACCCGTGGTTTGCTGAATATCTTTTGCGCATTGGCAACGGAACAGAGGAGAGCAATGCTGATGGTGAAGTTTGTCTCCCAGACGAAATTTGCGTACCGTATACTGGAGATGACAATGATCTTGATAGATTAATTCAATGTATCTTCCCTAACCTTAATGAGAACATGGTAGACAAGGACTACATCACTTCGAGAGCTATTTTGTCCACACGCAATGATTGGGTTGATAGTATTAATATGAAGATGATTGGATATTTCCAAGGTGGGGAAGTGGAGTATTATAGTTTTGATTCTGCTGTGGATGATCCACACAACTACTATCCATCGGAGTTTCTTAACACGCTTACACCTAATGGATTGCCTCCACATGTGTTAAAGCTAAAGGTAGGTTGTCCAATAATATTGCTTCGGAACATTGATCCTGCTAATGGTTTATGTAATGGTACGAGATTGGTTGTCCGTGGTTTCCAAAGAAATACTATCGATGCTGAAATCGTGTTGGGCCAGCATGCTGGAAAATGA
- the LOC120662343 gene encoding uncharacterized protein LOC120662343: MHYEVQVQCVINYGAMFLKPKIKKEVARNMKLTQEQYLLVPAWWCRNNSMCWELIVDKWFTPEWEAAHNAGRERRLLMPGPAHHQGSLSNEEYRARWSSSHSGAECSQFMGWALAHKGKASEVTDNPDDPPSVYSNPSVHACMNMYTEAGRRESLRPRPHLNQYVHRGGNPSVHARINRC; the protein is encoded by the exons atgcactacgaggTTCAAGTCCAGTGCGTCATAAACTACGGTGCTATGTTCCTTAAGCCGAAGATCAAAAAAGAAGTTGCAAGAAATATGAAGCTGACCCAGGAGCAGTACTTACtg GTGCCTGCGTGGTGGTGCCGTAATAATTCGATGTGCTGGGAACTCATCGTGGACAAGTGGTTCACACCCGAGTGGGAGGCCGCACACAACGCTGGTCGAGAGCGGCGTTTGCTTATGCCAGGGCCAGCACATCATCAAGGAAGCCTTAGCAACGAGGAATACAGAGCTAGATGG TCCTCATCACATTCAGGCGCTGAGTGCTCCCAGTTCATGGGATGGGCTTTGGCTCACAAGGGTAAAGCGTCCGAGGTCACCGACAACCCGGACGATCCGCCCTCGGTGTACTCCAATCCCTCCGTCCACGCCTGCATGAATATGTACACAGAGGCGGGAAGGCGGGAATCCCTCCGTCCACGCCCGCATTTAAATCAATATGTACACAGAGGCGGGAATCCCTCTGTCCACGCCCGCATCAACCGGTGCTAA